The following coding sequences are from one Candidatus Saccharimonadales bacterium window:
- a CDS encoding peptidoglycan-binding domain-containing protein: MSLGNSGNCVNFLQFLIELGDNHIGGPPAINGNFDAVTNSYVVEFQSQNGIRPTGTVDSKTWTKFQSCVNLQATSIDTIWICQRLTP, from the coding sequence TTGAGTCTGGGAAATTCTGGCAATTGTGTTAATTTCTTGCAGTTTTTAATTGAACTGGGCGATAACCACATCGGCGGGCCACCAGCCATAAATGGCAATTTTGATGCTGTCACCAATAGTTATGTCGTAGAGTTTCAAAGTCAGAACGGCATCCGGCCTACTGGCACGGTTGATTCAAAAACGTGGACTAAGTTTCAGAGTTGCGTCAACTTGCAGGCTACTAGCATTGATACTATTTGGATCTGCCAGCGCCTAACGCCATAA